In Brachyhypopomus gauderio isolate BG-103 chromosome 2, BGAUD_0.2, whole genome shotgun sequence, the DNA window TAACCAGGAACATAAGCAGAATTTTGCCATTGCGCTCAGACAGGACTAAGTAAATGTGGCGTGctgttctcctcctcactcccttcGGTCACCTCCTCAGTACCGGCGCCGCCTGGAGGTGGAGAAGATGCGGCTGGCCGAGGAGGAGAAGCTGCGGAACCAGATGAGCGCCAGGCGGGCCAAGGCCGAGGCAGAGCGCATGCACCAGGAGCGCATGGCCCGGCTGGCCCGCGAGGATGCGGAGcgggagaagaaggagaaggaggaggcgCGCAGGAAGAAGGAGCTGCTGGAGCAGATGGAGAAGGCTCGCCACGAACCCGTCAACGACTCCGACATGGTGGACAAGATGTTCGGCTTCCTCGGGACCACAAACTCCCTGCCTGGACAGGAAGGCCAGGCACCAACCGGATTTGAGGTaaaacattaaattaaaacagctCCCTCTTTTGGTCAGGCTGGGTATCACCAAACTTGACATGAAACGTGAAAGGCCATCGTAGCGTGATGTTGGTGTGAGCATGTGCACCCTGTTGGCCAGGACCTGGAGCGAGGCCCGGCACAgctggaggaagaggacctGGATGAGGCTCTTCCTCTCcccgaggaggacgaggaggaccTCTCCGAGTACAAGTTCGCCAAGTTTGCAGCCACCTACTTCCAGggcacgagcacacacacctacatgcgCCGGCCCCTCAAACAACCGCTGCTTTTCCACGATGACGAGGGCGATCAGCTGGTATGGATGTGCCTCTGTCTCCTTCCACCTATGGCAACGGACAACGTTTAATGCCTTAAATGAGATCTTCCTGGCCTCAGAGTTCAGTGCTTTTGTTATGGGGGTTTTggggggttttgtgtgtgtgtgtgtgtgtgtgtgtgtgttgcaggcagCACTGGCGGTCTGGATCACCGTCCTGCGCTTCATGGGTGACCTTCCTGAGCCCAAGTACCACACGGCCATCAGCGATGGGAGCGAAAAAATCCCAGTGATGACCAAGATTTACGAGACTCTAGGCAAGAAGACCTACAAGAGAGAACTGCAGGCCCTACAGAGTGAAGGCGAGGTGGGGCCCGAGACATGGCCACGTGCAGCCAAGCACACGCTACTGATCTGCTTTTGAATGTGCTCATTTTGAATACATGTTTTTCAGTTATGAACTTGGTGTAGATTGTAGATTGATGTAGAGTGCAGCATCTTGGGCCTTGACTGACTAACTAACCGCAGGACTTCAGTGACGGACACGAAAGTCATTGATTGGTAGACCCATTAGTCATTAAGTCATTTAGTTGTGACTGCATTAAAGAAAATCACTACTGGCACTGACTTTTGAATACTACTGTACTATACCTATTGAATACTACTCATAGGAGACATTCCcatttttacagttttaaagTCAAAAGCACATGATTGCGTGTTAAGGATGAAGGCCATTTTGACAGTGTTACTTCACCAGCCCAGGAGCAGCAGTCTAGCGAGCTGATGATAAATGAAGTTCTCCTCATCATCCTGCAGAATTCACACGTGGATAGTCACAAGAAGAACAGTGTCCGTCACAAGCTGGTGTCCCTCACCCTTAAGAAGAAGTCAAAGATCACTGAAGAGGTGAGCGATGATACCTTGGTTATGGAATCTGAATATGATGCTTGTAGACATCTTTTTCCTCTCACTGTGTTCTATCTTTCAGAAaagcttttttttcccctttaccATATTTAGATCTGCCCTACTTTCTAAAATATATATTCTGAGCCTGTGAGAATTGCTATTTACATTGGCTTGTGGGCAGGAGTGCCATCAGTGTTCAGGAGTAAAGTACAGGGAGTGCAGCGCGTCATCCTGACTTTACAATGACAAGTGTGAGTCACGCATAACCGTGTCAAACGTGACGTTTTGGTGTCAGGTGACCAAGCGTCTAACGGACGGGGAGTACACCGTGCATGGCAACAGTATGCTAGAGGACCGGCCTACGTCCAACCTGGAGAAACTTCACTTCATCATCGGCAACGGAATCCTCCGCCCAACCCTCAGGTCAAGCCTGCACCAGCAGATATTTTAAAataaccacaccaacaccaaagAGCGTTATCTCTCACAGGCATCAGACCAACACTCCAAGGTTAATTGCTAACTAAAGAACACAAAATACCATACAAAACACCACAAATAAGAAATATAAACTTTCATAGACATCCAAAGTCTCTAAAGGTAACTAAATCTCCAGATACACCACAAGCATTTTCCAGCTTTACTGTCAGTCAAATGTATTCATATAATGCTTATTATAACAGTCGCTCTCACATGGCATCTTATAACATGTCTGTGTCCAAGCCCCCAGTAAACAAGCCAAAgatgacagtggcaaggaacccccctcccccatgaGAATAAAGAAGAACTTGAGAGGAACTGTGACTCAGAGGGGGGACCCATAGCTCTGGTTAACGGCTTTAGTTCTGTGAGCTCAGCCTCATCTGGTTGCTGTTGTCCACAGAGACGAGATCTACTGTCAGATTTGCAAGCAGCTGACCCAGAACCCGTCCAAAAGTAGCCACGCCCGCGGCTGGATCctcctgtccctgtgtgtgggCTGCTTTGCCCCCTCTGAGAAGTTTGTGAAGGTGAGAGGACTTTGTAATGCTGGGAGGAGTTTATGATGCTGGGAGGAGTTTGTGATGGTGGGGGGAGTTTGTGATTGTTAGGAGATGTttgtgatggtgggaggagtttgTGATGCTGGGAGGAGTTTGTGATTATTAGAAGATGTttgtgatggtgggaggagtttgTAATGCTGGGAGGAGTTTGTGATTATTAGAAGATGTttgtgatggtgggaggtgtttgtgatggtgggaggtgtttgtgatggtgggaggagtttgtgatggtgggaggggtttgtgatggtgggaggagtttgTGATGGTGGGAGGGGTTTGTGATGGTGGGAGGGGTTTGTGAAGGTGAGAGTAGTTAAAACGACCCTTTTTCTGTTTCCAGTTATCTTACTATTCTACTAGTCTACTGTACTAGTAGATTTACCTAACCATAACAAATTGTATTTTAATAGAGCACAAGCAAAACATTTGCATTTGTGCTCGCATCAAGAATCAGTAcgaaatattgaaaatattaGAACCTTTGgtccttttttttttgctttgctcTTCTCTGTGCAGTACTTGAGGAACTTCATTAATGAAGGTCCCCCAGGCTACGCTCCGTACTGCGAGGAGAGGCTCAGGAGAACGTTCGTGAACGGCACCCGCACTCAGCCTCCCTCCTGGCTTGAGCTCCAGGTAAGCTGTCACCTGTTGATATGAAGCAGTAATTTGAAGCTTTTCCTTAATGTGGCTTTGCCATCGAGGACAAGTTGGGATCCACTGTGTCTCTGGTCCATTAGGCCACCAAGTCTAAGAAGCCCATCATGCTCCCAGTGACCTTCATGGACGGCACCACCAAGACCCTGTTGACGGACTCGGCAACCACAGCCAAGGAACTCTGCAATGCGCTAGCTGACAAGATCAACCTGAGAGATCGCTTCGGTTTCTCCCTCTACATAGCTCTGTTTGACAAGGTGctcagacgcacacacacacacacacacacacacacacacacacacacacacacacacacacacacacacacacacacacttcactcttCACTCTTCACTCTTACACACTTATTACTCTGAGAGCCACTGCAGGTTTAATTTTGACTGTTGAATGTGCTCTGCTATTTTCTCACATGCATTTGCACTTTGATGGAGTTGTATTTTCTCTCGTGCACTGTGATGGAGTTGTATTTTCTCACATGCGCTGTGATGGAGCTGTATTTTCTCACGTGTGCTGTGATGGAGCTGTATTTTCTCACATGTGCTGTGATGGAGCTGTATTTTCTCACGTGTGCTGTGATGGTCCTGAATTTTCTCACATGCGCTGTGATGGAGCTGTATTTTCTCACGTGTGCTGTGATGGACCTGTATTTTCTCACATGCGCTGTGATGGAGCTGTATTTTCTCACGTGTGCTGTGATGGAGCTGTTTGCCTGCTGTCCGTCCCATAGACTCTcacctggccccgcccactcttGTTCAATGTCCCCAGGTGTCATCTCTAGGCAGCGGTAATGACCATGTAATGGACGCTGTGTCTCAGTGTGAACAATATGCCAAGGAGCAGGGAGCACAGGAGCGCAACGCCCCCTGGAGGCTGTTCTTCAGGAAGGAGATTTTCACACCCTGGCACGACCCCACCGAGGACAGTGTGGCCACTAATCTCATCTACCAGCAGATTGTACGCGGGGTCAAATTCGGAGAGTACCGTTGTGACCGGGTGAGGTCACATCTGCATGGTGGTACAGTCTCTGTGTAATTAGGGACTAATAGTCTTTTAATTTTTGTTTCTTCAGTTCTTTACCCACAGTTTAACCACTGTGGTGTCTTATTAGTGTCTTAAACACTTCTTTTATGTATTAGGCAGCCAATAATGTATTTGCTTACATTCAGTTCAAATGTAATTGTATAGCACAACATTACAAAGCGGCTTTGCAGAAATCAGCTTTAGAGAGAATGTGGAAAAAGCCAGAGGTGACGGTTCAAAGCAAAACTCCCTCAGTGCAAAAATAAGAAGGATAAAGAGGAAGCAAGGCTAGAATACACTGTCTTCTGCTCAACAGCGGGCGACAAACTAACAAACCAAAGCAAATAAAGTTGCTtttttctcatctctctctcttccctcattGGAATCCTCCGGTTTCTCACCATCtattcctccacccctccacccctccactcatcCGCCACGACAGGACGACCTGGCGGAGCTGGCCTCGCAGCAGTACTACGTGGACTACGGCGCTGAGATCTTGCTGGAGCGTCTCCTGAGCCTCATTCCTTCCTACGTCCCCGACCGCGACATCAGCTCCACCAAGACCGTGGAGAAGTGGGCCCACTTCATCATGGCTGCCCACAAAAAGGTGCACAGACGAGCTTCCGTGGATCCGTGTGATCTCAGACGCTGGGCTGCTTCGCTAATGCCAGTCGACCCTCGGCTCATGACCTCAAGTTGTTGGTAATATCAGCGTAAATTAATGTACACGAAACCTGTTCTTTTCTACAGGGCATTTACACACAGAAGCATGTGGATCCTCAGAAAGTCAAAGAGGAAGTGGTCGATTTTGCTCGATACAAGTGGCCTTTATTGTTCTCCAGATTCTACGAAGCCTTTAAGTTTTCAGGTACTGCACATTCATTGAACTCAACTACAAAGTGATATTCGTGGTGTACTAGTGCAACATACATATGAGTGCTAActtgttctctctttctcctgcgtgTCTCACAGGCCCCAGTCTGCCTAAGAACGATGTGATTGTAGCGGTGAACTGGACTGGGGTTTACTTTGTGGATGAGCAAGAACAGGTCCTTCTAGAACTCTCTTTCCCAGAGATCAATGCTGTCTCCAGCAGCAGGTACGACAACATAATGAACCATTTAAAAACGGGTGAATGCATTTGAACAGCTTAGCCAGGACTGTGTGGTTCTAACAGGGGAGGGAAACTCCTGGGACAGAGCTTCACGGTGGCCACCATTAAAGGAGACGAATACACTTTCACCTCCAACAATGCTGAGGACATACGTGACCTGGTCGTCACCTTTCTTGAGGGCCTCAGGAAGAGGTCGAAGTTCGTGGTGGCACTGCAAGATAACCCAAGCCCAGGTGTGGTAGACTGTTCACTGCCCCTGCTATCTGCTATCTGAAGTCTCACAGGACTTCACACCACAGCTGTTAGATGAATTGTAACTTCTACCCAGCAAAGATCCAGGAAAAAATGGCAAAGATATACAGTTTCATCCTTGACTCCTGCTGCTGTACACATTTTACAGTTCTACACGTTTTACATTCACatttggcatttagcagactctCTTATTCAGAGCAACTGTGCTTTGTCATCTACTCACAGAATGTATCCTAGCTAGTACATTCAAAATTACCAAAATTGAGCAACAAAGTCACTGCCGTCTCTCCTGGACCAGCTGGTGATGATTCGACGTTCCTGAGCTTCGCAAAGGGTGACCTCATCattttggaccaggacacagGCGAGCAGGTCATGACCTCTGGCTGGGCACATGGGGTCAACGACAGAACCAAACAGAAAGGAGACTTCCCAGCGGACTGCGTCTATGTGCTGCCCACCGTGACCAGGCCTCAGCTGGATATTGTGGTCAGTGAAATGTGCTCATGTCGAATGTTCAATAGATATCGTGCTTTCATGTGAGAATCTGATTTTGGGGGAAATCGGGAGATGCAACCTGTGAAGATGTTCTTTACTTTAAGATGCTCCTGAGATCTTCTTCGCTTCACATCTTCCTGACTCACAGCGGATGGGCACAGATCCTGTCCTCTGAGCATTTTTTATCATTCCTATCGCATCTCTCACTTCCTGTCTCTCACGAGCACATCCTGTCTCTTACCCACACTAATATATCATCACTCTTCTCCTGCTGTTCTTCTTTCCCTCTGCCACTACCTGCACCTGTGACTAAGGCTCTGGTTACCATGACACCAGACCAGCGCCAGGAGTCGATCCGCGTGTCTCACGTAGTTCTGCCAGAGAGTGTAGAGCGGGAGAAGCCGTACACCCTGGAGGAGTTCTCCTACGACCACTTcaggtaaacaaacaaacaaacaaacaaacaaacaaactctaCCCATGCCATGTATCTCTAGCATTAAAAGTTTGATTTAACATCTTTTCATGAGGAGTGCTCCAAAAAATTTATATCTGTCCAAAACTACATATTTGACCTCCTGTAAATAAACTACATATTTGACCTCCTGTAAATAAGCTACATATTTGACCTCCTGTAAATAAACTATTATGCTTCCTCAGTAGGAAGTAAATCAATAGCATTATTCCATCGTTCATTTCTGCTGTTTTACAGAAGTATAATGCAAAAAgacagaattcctagcaactctTCAGTGAACTCTGAACTCTGAACTCGGTCCTGTAGGCCCCCTCCCAAGCACACGCTGAGCCGGGTGATGATCACGAAGAACCGTGGCAAGGACAAACTGTGGAGCTGCACGAGAGAGCCGCTCAAACAGCCTCTGCTCAAGAAGGTCCTGGTTCACGAGGAGCTTTCCCAGGATGCCTGCCTGGCCTTCATCGATATCCTTTTACCTCTGGGCATCGTTTGAAGAAAAGGGAGAGTGTTAGGGGGCCACAGTAGAGGGAAGGGTAGTGATTACCACGCCTCACCGCCCTGGGTCGGGTCTCGAAGGACTTGGTCTTTGGCTGATACGCTGGCCCAGGTGTGAGAGAACAGACAGAGCACTGGATTCTGTGTTTGGACCTGGAATTAAACAAGAATGTGGAATGACTGTGGTGCAATTAACTGTGGTGCTTTTGAATTAAGGAATAAATAAATGATTCAACCAAGAGCTGAATTTAAAATGCATGCATATAAGGATGAAACAGACTGCCTCACACTGGGCTATGAAATGAATGTGCTATGCAAAACCAAGGGTTTCCTTAACATGTCCCTCTGCACCTATAATGAAGTATATGGGGGATTATCCATCCAAACGAACTCGTTCAGTCAACGAACTCACAGATCAAATCTTTGAAGGACCACTGAAGGCAGAGCCTCTGAAAGATGAGCTCTTCTGTCAGATTCTCAAACAGCTCACTGACAATCATATCAAGTGAGTCCTATGGCAGGAGTgaccaacctgcggctctttgcctggtttcatgcggctccccagccggtccgcactctcacctgcactaacggtctgtgctgtggcccggttacctcatcagctctgagggcgacacactgctacatgtttgtggtgcgcggtttgtttacaagcctagcgagctactaatacttttaaaaccggcgtagtggaaaacacgcatttgactgtcttcatacGCTCAaacgagttactaattcgcccCTCCGGTCAACAGTCtacactcaacaaattacaatgcccatgtatgatgtggccctttgccgtaacacagtaaaacaaagtggctcttggtctctgacgggttggccacccctgtccTATGGTATATCCATCTAGGTCTTTAGCTTTCCTTACTGTCCATGGTTTGCGGATCTCAAAACAAACATGCATTTCCCTGACCAAATCGAAGTCATGTGCCTTTAGAAATACGGATGATTGACATTTGTTTATAGCAGTGTGACAACATAAatagcgtctgtgtgtgtgtgtgtgcgtctgtgtgtgcgtgcgtttgtgcgtctgtgtgtgcgtgcgtgcgtgtgtgtgtgtgtgcatgcgtgcgtgtacatgtatgtgcagGTACAGTGAGGAAAAGGGCTGGGAGTTGCTCTGGTTGTGCACTGGTCTCTTTCCTCCCAGTAATGTCCTCCTGCCCCACGTCCAGAGGTTCCTACAGTCCAAGAAGCACCACCCACTCGCCCTAGATTGCATGCAGAGAGTGCACAAAGCCTTACGGTATggcccccccaaccccacccccaccatacacacacacacacacacacacacacacacacacacacacacatacagaaggaCAGACAGTCGCATATGTTGCCTCCTTTGGGTCTTAAAACTAAATTAAGGATCCAGAAATGCAAAGCTAATCTAAGATAATGATGTAGCCAAATATGTTGGTGTTTTATAAAACTGTATTAGGTTATAACACTGCCAAATGTATTTAGGCTTACCAGTTTAATTTAAATACTAGACACTCGAGGGGatggtaaaaaaaaaccttccatcctagtctcctctctctccatctctaatactctctctctcccctttctctatctccctctctccctctttctgtcccctttctatctctccctctttctctctcctcctctcttcccatctttctctttctcttttttcctcttccctctttctctccccctctttttatttctctctctcttcctctttttctctctctccctctctgtctcttcataCATTCTCAGCAACTCTGTTTCTGGTTACTCCCTCCCCTGGTTTCTGTTAAAGTGTAATTTCCAATAAAAAGAGTTCAGTTTGGAACAGCACCTCTGGGATATTTTGTACTTTGCTGTGTAACAGGAACGGCTCCAGGAAGTATCCGCCACACTTGGTGGAAGTGGAGGCTATCCAGCACAAGACAACACAGATCTTTCACAAAGTGTACTTCCCCGACGACACCGATGAGGTACCACAGAACGTGAACATTTATGTTACATGAACGCACATATTATTGGATATAGTCGTGGTCGCCCAGGAGACCATTATGCAGGCAATTCCATTTTTCTGAGTATACTGTAAATGATCTGAAAAAACCAGGGATGATACATCTATTGTGCTCCAATGTTGCCATCGACTTTGGGGTATGGTCGTTAGCCCCAGCCTGTGTGAGCTTAGAGACGACTTCCACACAGACAGCTTGGAGGACACTCCCTCTCCATCTTTTATTTGGGGGATGAAAAAAGTCTAATTATTATGCTGACTGACTTTGTCAAAGATGAATTCATTTTCTGCTTGGTATGAGATTAGAGTCACTCTATTCAGGCCAGCAGTGTCTGTCCTCTGATGTCTGAATGTCCCTTTTAGGGTAAAGTGCTTCCATTTTCTTGATCTAGTGTAACTTTACAATTTATTAGAGGTCAAACTGAAAGACATGCCATAaatgcaacaccccccccccccctcaattttttgctcactctgtctcactgtctttgtctcactctctcttttctctccttccaTGTCTTTCCCAGGCTTTTGAGGTGGAGTCCAGTACAAAGGCTAAAGACTTCTGTATGAACATCTCTGGAAGACTGCTGCTCAAGTCTCCAGAGGGCTTCAGTCTGTTTGTAAAGATTTCTGATAAGGTACTTTGTCCATATCTGTCATGGAAAAATGCAGTGAATCCAAAATCATTCAATGCACTCCATTTCTCACTCATATACCTGATCACCTGCTAACTCATATACCTGATCACCTGCTAACTATAACTCTCACAGTATAGTTCAGTCACATAAGATAAAATAAACAGGAATCATGAAACTCACCACAGCATTAAAAGTATGACAAATGACCAGCATTTAACTTTACAGAAAAATGTATAACAGTATATTTTAACCTTTTACCTGCTAGGTCATAAGTGTCCCCGAAGGTGATTTCTTCTTTGACTTTGTTCGTCATCTCACTGACTGGATCAAGAAAGCCAGGCCTGCTAAGGATGGTATAGTTCCAGCAGAGTTTCTCATCACAATGATTAATTTCTTCGTTTCAGCTCCTGGTTCACTCAAGCTTGCTTTCATATGACCTGATTTAATCATGAAGGTTTAGACGTTGTCTTCTTCTCCTGCTGGTCAGGTATAGTACCTTCATTGACCTACCAGGTGTTCTTCATGAAGAAGCTGTGGACAAACACAGTCCCTGGGAAGGACTCGTTTGCAGACTCCATCTTCCATTATTATCAGGTAGATTACCAGTTGCAGTATGATTCAAAAGACCTTTAGTTTAATCATGGCTTGCAGCAATACACTATTGATGAGTAATACTGTGCTGACGAATCTCTGTCTGTTCTGATCCATTCTAATGAGTCTTATTTTGCTTTTGCTTTATGTAACTGCATGTAATCTCATCCATAAGTCAACCCTCACCATCATGTCCTCACTATATGTGTCTAGGAACTTCCAAAGTATCTCCGTGGTTACCATAAATGCTCCAGGGACGAAGTCTTTCAACTGGCAGCTCTGATCTACCGAGTCAAGTTTGAGGATGACAAATCCTATTTTCCCAGCATCCCCAAGTTACTAAAGGAACTGATTCCACATGACCTGATTCGCCTGCTCTCTCCTGATGACTGGAAAAGGGTGTGTTAGTCTCTGTGATAACATTTATGATAACCTAGGTCACGTTATTAGTCTGTTCCCTTCTCAGTGATATAACCTTGGTCATGTTATTAGTCTGTTCCCTTCTCAGTGATGTAACCTTGGTCACGTTATTAGCCTGTTCCCTTCTCAGTGATGTAACCTTGGTCACGTTATTAGCCTGTTCCCTTCTCAGTGATGTAACCTTGGTCACGTTATTAGCCTGTTCCCTTCTCAGTGATGTAACCTTGGTCACGTTATTAGCCTGTTCCCTTCTCAGTGATGTAACCTTTGCCTACTACAATATGGACTGACACTTGTTCCTTTTGAGGCAGTCGATTCTGGCATACTTCAACAAGCAAGCGGGCAAATCTCGGGAGGAAGCCAAGCTCATGTTTCTAAAGATCATTTTCAAGTGGACCACGTTCGGTTCGGCTTTTTTTGAAGTGAAGGTAATGATCCCGCATTACAGACAGCTGGAGATAATGAGCttttgttaacattatattacaTAATGATATTATCACCCATCACAGCAAATTAAACTATAATTAAACTATATACACACCATAGGGTATTATGCTGTCCAGTGTCTATACAGGAATATTCTGACATTGTAAATTGTAGATGTAAACATCATAAATGTTAATATGTTTCTACATGAAATTGAGATGTTTTAGGTGATTTCTGCTTGATGAGTTCTAGGAACAAATGAGTCTCGGGTGCACAGGGGACGTCTTGTACTAGAACATGGCAGGGGCGTAAGATTTACCGTCCAGATTTTGTGTGGTGGTGTCTGGGCTGGCAAGAACAGGCAGcgtcagagagggaga includes these proteins:
- the myo7aa gene encoding myosin VIIAa isoform X3, with protein sequence MYKRRDYVELYQQDQAKWALIRNVNTVFKHSTLLPGDYVWLDLKTGREFEVPIGAVVKLCDSGQIQVLDDEGSEHWISPQNATNIKPMHPTSIHGVEDMIRLGDLNEAGILRNLLIRYREHLIYTYTGSILVAVNPYQLLPIYTADQIRLYTNKKIGEMPPHIFAIADNCYFNMQRNSRDQCCIISGESGAGKTESTKLILQFLAAISGQHSWIEQQVLEANPILEAFGNAKTIRNDNSSRFGKYIDIHFNKRGAIEGAKIEQYLLEKSRVCRQAQDERNYHIFYCMLKGMPPDQKKKLGLGKATDYTYLTIGNCTVCDGRDDQKEYSNIRSAMKVLMFTDVENWEISKLLASVLHLGNLSYEARTYDNLDACEVIRCAGLSTAAKLLEVDSKDLMNCLTSRTIITRGETVSTPLSIDQALDVRDAFVKGIYGRLFVWIVEKINAAIYKPPSHELKAVRRSIGLLDIFGFENFTINSFEQLCINFANENLQQFFVRHVFKLEQEEYNLENINWQHIEFTDNQDALDMIAIKPMNIISLIDEESKFPKGTDTTMLNKLNSQHKLNTNYIPPKNTYETQFGIQHFAGVVYYETRGFLEKNRDTLHGDIIQLVHSSKNKFIKQIFQADVAMGAETRKRSPTLSSQFKRSLELLMRTLGVCQPFFVRCIKPNEYKKPMLFDRELCVRQLRYSGMMETIRIRRAGYPIRYTFVEFVDRYRVLMPGVKPAYKQGDLRGTCQHIAETVLGRDDDWQMGKTKIFLKDHHDMLLEIERDKAITDKVILIQKVVRGFKDRSNFLKLKKSALFIQKTWRGYYCRKNYGAMRAGFSRLQALYRSRKLHQTYHVTRRRVTQLQARCRGYMVRRAFRHRLWAVITIQAYTRGMIARRLYARLKGEYRRRLEVEKMRLAEEEKLRNQMSARRAKAEAERMHQERMARLAREDAEREKKEKEEARRKKELLEQMEKARHEPVNDSDMVDKMFGFLGTTNSLPGQEGQAPTGFEDLERGPAQLEEEDLDEALPLPEEDEEDLSEYKFAKFAATYFQGTSTHTYMRRPLKQPLLFHDDEGDQLAALAVWITVLRFMGDLPEPKYHTAISDGSEKIPVMTKIYETLGKKTYKRELQALQSEGENSHVDSHKKNSVRHKLVSLTLKKKSKITEEVTKRLTDGEYTVHGNSMLEDRPTSNLEKLHFIIGNGILRPTLRDEIYCQICKQLTQNPSKSSHARGWILLSLCVGCFAPSEKFVKYLRNFINEGPPGYAPYCEERLRRTFVNGTRTQPPSWLELQATKSKKPIMLPVTFMDGTTKTLLTDSATTAKELCNALADKINLRDRFGFSLYIALFDKVSSLGSGNDHVMDAVSQCEQYAKEQGAQERNAPWRLFFRKEIFTPWHDPTEDSVATNLIYQQIVRGVKFGEYRCDRDDLAELASQQYYVDYGAEILLERLLSLIPSYVPDRDISSTKTVEKWAHFIMAAHKKGIYTQKHVDPQKVKEEVVDFARYKWPLLFSRFYEAFKFSGPSLPKNDVIVAVNWTGVYFVDEQEQVLLELSFPEINAVSSSRGGKLLGQSFTVATIKGDEYTFTSNNAEDIRDLVVTFLEGLRKRSKFVVALQDNPSPAGDDSTFLSFAKGDLIILDQDTGEQVMTSGWAHGVNDRTKQKGDFPADCVYVLPTVTRPQLDIVALVTMTPDQRQESIRVSHVVLPESVEREKPYTLEEFSYDHFRPPPKHTLSRVMITKNRGKDKLWSCTREPLKQPLLKKVLVHEELSQDACLAFIAIMKYMGDYPSKRTRSVNELTDQIFEGPLKAEPLKDELFCQILKQLTDNHIKYSEEKGWELLWLCTGLFPPSNVLLPHVQRFLQSKKHHPLALDCMQRVHKALRNGSRKYPPHLVEVEAIQHKTTQIFHKVYFPDDTDEAFEVESSTKAKDFCMNISGRLLLKSPEGFSLFVKISDKVISVPEGDFFFDFVRHLTDWIKKARPAKDGIVPSLTYQVFFMKKLWTNTVPGKDSFADSIFHYYQELPKYLRGYHKCSRDEVFQLAALIYRVKFEDDKSYFPSIPKLLKELIPHDLIRLLSPDDWKRSILAYFNKQAGKSREEAKLMFLKIIFKWTTFGSAFFEVKQTTETNLPEILLIAINKHGVSLIDPKTKDILTTHPFTKISNWSSGNTYFHITIGNLVRGSKLLCETSLGYKMDDLLTSYISQMLTTMSKQRSARGQSK